A stretch of the Fimbriimonadia bacterium genome encodes the following:
- the pstC gene encoding phosphate ABC transporter permease subunit PstC has product MVSIATTIAIIWVLATESFTFFKQVSIWEFLTGTKWTPLFKPQHFGVLPLVCGTMLITVGAALVAIPIGVGCGMYLSEYATPRVRAAVKPILEILAGIPTVVYGYFAVATVTPFLRLVLPQTEVFNALSASLVVGIMILPMVASLSDDAFRAVPNSLRNAGFAVGATRSEVSARIVFPAALSGVLASFVLAVSRAIGETMAVTLAAGASPKMTLNPLESVQTMTAYIVQISLGDTPQGTIEYQTLFAVGMLLFLITLALNILSQRILRRYREVYE; this is encoded by the coding sequence ATGGTGTCGATTGCCACTACCATAGCCATCATCTGGGTGCTGGCAACGGAGAGCTTCACCTTCTTCAAGCAGGTATCTATCTGGGAGTTCCTGACTGGTACGAAGTGGACGCCGCTCTTCAAGCCACAGCACTTCGGTGTGTTGCCACTGGTATGCGGCACCATGTTGATCACCGTCGGAGCGGCCCTCGTGGCCATACCTATCGGTGTCGGGTGCGGGATGTACCTAAGCGAGTATGCCACGCCGCGCGTACGAGCAGCCGTCAAGCCGATCCTGGAAATCCTAGCCGGGATTCCGACAGTGGTGTACGGCTACTTCGCAGTCGCGACCGTCACCCCGTTTCTTCGCCTCGTCCTTCCCCAGACGGAGGTCTTCAACGCACTCAGCGCCTCTCTGGTGGTAGGTATCATGATTCTCCCCATGGTGGCATCGCTCTCCGACGACGCCTTTCGAGCGGTGCCGAATTCGCTTCGAAACGCGGGGTTTGCCGTAGGCGCGACGAGGAGCGAGGTTAGCGCGCGGATTGTTTTCCCGGCGGCCCTCTCGGGAGTGTTAGCATCGTTCGTGCTGGCAGTATCGCGTGCAATAGGCGAGACGATGGCGGTTACGTTGGCCGCGGGCGCATCTCCCAAAATGACGCTAAACCCATTGGAGAGCGTGCAGACGATGACTGCCTATATCGTCCAGATCAGCCTAGGCGACACTCCGCAAGGGACCATCGAGTACCAGACCCTGTTCGCGGTGGGCATGCTGCTGTTCCTGATAACGCTCGCGCTCAACATACTCTCGCAGCGCATCCTTCGACGCTACCGAGAGGTGTACGAATGA
- a CDS encoding PstS family phosphate ABC transporter substrate-binding protein, whose protein sequence is MVQAFGRNLWLGGLALVGIAIVAGCGGASTSESGEKSGSKLSGSISIDGSSTVYPISEAAAEEFMKENPDVRASVGTSGTGGGFKKFVAGETDISDASRPIQIEEMEIAKKNGIEFIELPVAFDGLSVVVHKDNDFVDYLTVEELKRIWEPGSKVQYWSDVRPNWPRQKIRLFGPGTDSGTYDYFTEAVVGEQKKCRPDFQPSEDDNVLVQGVSGEKYALGYFGYAYYAENADKLKVVPIDGGSGPITPTEETIRNGQYTPLARPLFIYVSTKAAERPEVQAFIKFYMQNAEKLVAEVKYVPLPANVYEIALERFEKRKTGSVFEGKHQVGLSLEQLMKTEEESQ, encoded by the coding sequence ATGGTACAGGCGTTTGGCAGGAATCTGTGGTTAGGCGGACTCGCCCTGGTCGGCATCGCGATAGTGGCCGGCTGTGGTGGGGCCTCGACATCGGAAAGCGGCGAGAAGAGTGGCTCGAAATTGTCGGGCTCGATCAGCATAGATGGCTCCAGCACGGTCTACCCCATCAGCGAGGCTGCGGCCGAGGAGTTCATGAAGGAGAACCCGGACGTGCGCGCGTCGGTTGGCACGTCGGGTACAGGTGGCGGTTTCAAGAAGTTCGTCGCCGGCGAGACGGACATCAGCGACGCTTCCCGGCCGATCCAGATAGAAGAGATGGAGATCGCCAAGAAGAACGGCATCGAGTTCATCGAACTGCCGGTCGCATTCGACGGCCTCTCCGTGGTAGTGCACAAAGACAACGACTTCGTCGACTACCTGACGGTAGAGGAGCTGAAACGCATCTGGGAGCCCGGCAGCAAGGTCCAGTACTGGAGCGACGTGCGGCCTAACTGGCCCAGGCAGAAGATCAGGTTGTTCGGGCCGGGTACCGACTCGGGTACGTACGACTACTTTACAGAGGCAGTCGTGGGCGAGCAGAAGAAGTGCCGACCGGACTTCCAGCCCAGCGAGGATGACAACGTGTTAGTGCAGGGAGTGTCGGGCGAGAAGTACGCGCTCGGATACTTCGGATATGCCTACTATGCAGAGAACGCCGACAAGCTGAAGGTCGTCCCCATTGACGGTGGAAGCGGTCCTATCACTCCCACGGAGGAGACTATCCGGAACGGACAGTACACCCCGCTAGCACGCCCGCTCTTCATCTACGTCAGTACCAAGGCGGCAGAGCGACCGGAAGTACAGGCCTTCATAAAGTTCTACATGCAGAACGCCGAGAAGCTGGTCGCCGAAGTGAAGTACGTTCCGCTCCCGGCAAACGTGTACGAGATCGCTTTGGAGCGCTTCGAGAAGAGGAAGACTGGATCGGTCTTCGAGGGGAAGCATCAGGTAGGTCTTTCTCTGGAGCAGCTCATGAAAACAGAAGAGGAATCGCAATAG
- the pstA gene encoding phosphate ABC transporter permease PstA — translation MSGLVLSKGSVAKRRHADRIFYLLCLASTLVGVVLLATLLIAVYQQGAKWLTLKFLTSFPSRFPAEAGIKSALYGSVWNILLTAAFALPIGIGAAIYLEEYPKRGRLSSFIEVNIANLAGVPSIVYGILGLAIFVRTMMLGRSVLAGALTMALLILPVIIISAREAIRAVPSSIRMAAFALGATRWQTIWSHVLPSALPGILTGVILSLSRAIGETAPLIMIGAFAYVAFVPAGPMDKFTVLPIQIYNWASRPQEDFRALAAAGIIVLLAVLLSMNAAAVVIRQRFQRFRP, via the coding sequence ATGAGCGGACTCGTCCTGTCGAAGGGTAGCGTTGCGAAACGACGGCACGCCGATCGTATCTTCTACCTACTGTGTCTAGCCTCGACACTAGTCGGAGTAGTTCTGCTTGCCACGCTCCTGATCGCCGTGTACCAACAAGGGGCCAAGTGGCTGACGCTCAAGTTCCTGACCAGCTTTCCCTCTAGGTTTCCGGCTGAAGCGGGCATCAAGTCCGCGCTGTACGGGTCCGTGTGGAACATTCTGCTGACCGCCGCGTTCGCACTGCCTATCGGCATCGGCGCCGCCATCTACCTCGAGGAGTATCCCAAGCGTGGGCGCCTCAGCTCCTTTATCGAGGTGAACATCGCCAACCTCGCCGGCGTGCCGTCCATCGTGTACGGCATCCTCGGGCTTGCCATCTTCGTGCGAACGATGATGCTCGGGCGCAGCGTGTTAGCAGGCGCTCTCACGATGGCGTTGCTGATCCTCCCGGTGATCATCATCTCGGCGCGCGAGGCGATCCGTGCAGTACCATCCTCCATACGGATGGCCGCATTCGCCCTCGGCGCCACGCGATGGCAGACCATCTGGTCCCATGTGCTACCGTCGGCCCTCCCGGGCATACTCACGGGTGTGATCCTGTCCCTTTCGCGTGCCATAGGTGAGACGGCTCCGCTCATCATGATCGGCGCATTCGCCTACGTGGCCTTCGTGCCTGCCGGCCCGATGGACAAGTTCACCGTACTACCCATCCAGATCTACAACTGGGCGAGCCGACCTCAGGAGGACTTCCGTGCCTTGGCGGCTGCGGGTATCATCGTCCTTCTTGCCGTGCTGCTCAGCATGAACGCCGCCGCCGTAGTCATCCGGCAGCGGTTTCAGAGGTTCCGCCCATGA